Part of the Gemmatimonadota bacterium genome, GGATTGCCCGCAACTGCGGCCGGAAGAGCGCGGGTTCGTCCAGGCAGACGCGGATCGAACGCCAGCCGAGGAAGGGGTTGGCCTCCTGCGGCGAGGCGAAGGCCGCGGGAAACTTGTCGCCGCCGAGGTCGTAGCTTCGCACCACCACCGGCTGGCCCGCGAAGGCGGCCCCGACCCGGCGATAGTACTCCGTCTGCTCATCCTCGGTCGGCAGGGTGGCACGCCCGGAGACCAGGAATTCGGTGCGCAACAACCCGACCCCTTCCGCACCGTGGCGCAGTGCCGGCTCGACCTCCTCGGGAAGGTCGACGTTGCCCTGCAGCTTGATGCGGACCCCATCCGGCGTCTCGGCCGGCGACGACGCCATCCCCTCGAGTTGCAGCTCGAGCTTGTGGCGTCGAGACGCCTGCAGCCGTGCCACTTCGAGTTCGTCGTGCGTGGGATCGACGATGATCACGCCGCTCTGGCCATCGAGCAGGACGATCGCCCCCTCGGCGATGCGATCGAGCGCGCGCGGCACCCCCATCACCGCGGGAATCCCGAGCGAGTGTGCCAGGATCGCGGCGTGCGAGGTGCGGGTGCCTTCCTCGCAGATGAAGCCGACCACGTGCTCGCGGTCAAACTGCACCGTCAGTCCGGGCGACAGCTCGCGCGCGAGGATGACGACCTGCTGGTCGATCTCGCCGAGCCACGCCTCATCGGTGGCCCGCCCGAGCAGGTGGGCCAGCATCCGGAGCTGGATGGCGTTGAGGTCGGCGAGGCGATCGCGCAGCATCGCCTGACGCGATCCCTGCCAGGCGTTGCGCAACTCGAGCGCCTTGAACTCGTAGGCGGTCTCGGCCGAGAGATTGTTCTTGCGAATCAGCGTCTCGACGCTGGCGATGAAGGTCGGGTCCTGCACCATCATCATCTGCGCATCGAAGATGCGCGCCTCCTCGGGGCCGGCGCGCACCGCCGTCCGATCCCGCAACTGGGCGAGCTGGCCCAGCACCGCCGCGACGGCCTCATGCAGTCGGGCAATCTCGGCGTCGTGCTGATCCGGTGAGACATTCCGATCCGGCACCTCCGGGAACGACCAGCGCACGGCGACGACCGGGGCGAACGCCACCCCGGGCGAGACACCGACCCCGCGAAGCACGCGCTCGCTCATCGTTCCCCGAAGCCGTCGGCGATCAGGGCGAGCACGGCCGTCATCGCCGCGTCCTCGTCGGGGCCCGTGGTGCGCACCTGCACCACCGCCCCACACTCGGCGGCGAGCATCATCACCCCCATGATGCTCTTGCCGTTCACGGATTGGCCCTGGCACGACAGCTCGATTTCGGACCCGAAGGTCGCGGCGAGGCGCACGACCTGGGCAGCGGGTCGAGCGTGCATCCCCAGCGGATTCACGATCACGGCCTCGCGTTCAATCACCGGAAACCTCCGACGACGAGGAGCGCGACTGCCACGAGCGCCAGACCGAGGCGGAGCCCGGTGACGCGGGACCGCGTCCCGGGGGCAATCGCGAGGAGCGCACCGACGATCCCGATCGAGGCGATGGCCAGCGTATGGGTAATGGTGACTTCACGGAGCAGATAGGCACCAACAACCGGGATGCCGAGTCCGACGGCAAAGGCAGCGACGCGCTGCGCATCATCGGCGCGCGCAGGGAGCCACGAACGCTGCAACGCCCCGCCCACCCCGAGTCCCTCGCGCATCCCGAGATCGAGGCCCCACACCGTCAGGGCGAGGCGCATGCAGTTGTGGGCGATGACCGCCACCAGCACGGCATAACCACCGAGCCAGGGCGTGGCGGCCAACGCGAAGCCGATCAGCGCCGGCACCTCGCCAGCCCAGATGAGCTGGTCGCCCATCGCGCCGAGCGGGCCGGACAGCGCGGTGCGCAGTCGGATGATCGTCTCGCCGGGGACGTGGTCGCGCTCGGCGCGCACCACCGCACCGACCGCCACACCGGCGAGGTAGGGATGCGAATTGAAGAACTCGGCGGAGCGGGCAACCGCGGCGCGACGCACCTCGGGCGGTTCATCGGCCAGATAATGACGCAGCAGCGGGGTCGCGGCGTGACCCACGCCGATGCCCGACATCCGCTCGTAGGTCCAGGCGGCCTGCACGCCGAGCAGCCGGAGGACGGCCTGTTGGCGCGGGGTCATCGCCCGAGCACCAGCAGGAGTCCGGTCGCCAGGCCGACCGCAAGCCAACGGCGGCGCGCACCGGCACCACCACTGCGCAAGGCGCCGCCAAGGGACGCGGCGATCCCACCTGCGACCGTCGCCTTGCCGACGAGCCCCATCTCTGGAAACGCATCCCAAGGGAAGGCCATGGCGAGAAAGATGACGCCAAGGCCCACGGCCCCGAGGAGGACGCCGCGAATGCCATCGCGGGCGAGCCCGTTGCGCTGCAATTCCCAGATCGCGCGTGCATCGCCGGCGGCCACCCGTTCCAGGCGACGGTGGATCGATTGCGCCGTGCGCCGACGGTGCACATGGAGGGTCCAGCCCCCGAGAATCGCCAGCGGCAATCCAATGATGCCGGCCACCGCCAAGGTCGGGGCGGCTGGCGTCAACGCGGCGGCGGCCGCGGCACTGACGGCTGCGGCACCGTAGTCGGGATAGCGAGCGGCACCGATCGGCAACACGTCCAACGCGTACAGCTCCAGGACCGCTCCGACCAGCAGGCCCGCCGTGGTGTCCCCCGCCAGCATCCCGGCGACTGTGCCCGCCACCAGCGGTCGGGCCAGCAGCCCCTGCGGCATGGAGACGAGATCCACGGTGACGAGGATGCTCCAGAGCGAGAGGACGACGGCGAGGGTCCAGCTCACAGGAAGTCCGCCAACGGGACCGGAGGAGACGTCGGCAGATCCTGCGCCGTGATGGCCGCGCCATCGGCGGCGAGCCGTCTGAGGATCGCCATGTCGGCGTCATCGAGATAGAGGTAGCGCAGCCGCTCCACGCGATCGGCGCGATGATGAATGCCGCCGAGATTGATGCGATGGGCGACGACCGGCTCGGCGTCGTGCAAGGCCGCCATCGTCGCGAGGTCGCCGGTCAGCAGGATGCCCGCGCGCGGGTCCGCGGCCCACCCCACGAGGGAGGCGGTGGCTTCTGCCGTGCTCGCAAAGATGATCTCGACTCCGTCGGGTACGGCCATCCGGTAGAGGTCCTGCTCCCAGGTGCTGGCGCGAACGCCGTTGTCGACCAGCACGATGAATCGCGCGGCAAGCGGTCGGCCCCAGCCGATCACGACCTGCCCATGCACCAGGCGGTCATCGACGCGGAGCAGGACCAGCGCCATCAGCGAGCGGCCACCGCACGGGCCCCGACTTCGGCCACATGGGCCGCCACGTCATCGACCGCGCCTTCGCGATGGAACACGAACTCCAGCAGCATCGCCAGGTTGACTCCGGTGACCACGCGGACCCCCGACATCGTCTGCAACTGGCGCATGGCGGCAAAGAGGCACGAGCCGCTCGGCATGTCGATGAAGACCAGCGCCGGCCCGCCATCCACCGCGGCGACGATGCGTGCCTCGAGGGCGCCGCGGTCGCAGTCGGTGTTCGACACGGCCACCAGCCCCGTTTCGACGCCGGCGATCTGCTCCACCGCGCCGAGCATGGCCTGGGCCAGCTGCCCGTGCCCCACGATCACTCCCCGCAGCATGGTCATTCGAAGTCGTCCCGCAGGTATTCGCGCACGCCGCGCTTTTCCCGCATCTTCTTGATGAGGCGCTCATTGAAGGCGGCGGCGACGTCCACCCCGCTGTAGCGCAGCAGATGCATCATGGCCACCACCTCGGCGATCACGGTGATGTTCTTTCCGGGGTTGAGCGGCACGATCACCTTGGGGATCGGCACTTCGAGCACGACCTGCGTGTCGCGCTGCAGCCCGGTCCGGTCGGCACCCTGCGCCGTCTCCCAGTCCTCCAACTGCACGATCACTTCAATCCGCTTCTGCTGACGCACCGACCGCGCGCCGAAGAGCGCGGGGATGTCGATCAGCCCCACGCCGCGGATCTCCATGTGGTGCGCCGCCAGCTCGTGGCCCTGCCCGAGAAGGACGTCGGTGCCGCGTCGGGTGACCTTGACCACGTCGTCCGCGACGAGGCGATGGCCCCGTTCCACGAGGTCGAGCACGCACTCGCTCTTGCCGATGCCGGACCGGCCCACGAAGAGGAGTCCGACACCATAGACGTCCGAGAGCGAGCCGTGCAACGTGGTGCGCGGCGCGAAGGCGTCCTCGAGCATCGGCTTGATGCGCTTGTAGAACTCGGCGGTCTTGAGTCGCGTGCGGAGGACCGGCACGTGCCGGCCGCGGGCCAGGTCGAGCATCGGCTCGGGCGGCTCCATCCCCTTGGTGATGAAGACGCAGGGGAGGTCGTACTGGAAGAAGCCTTCGAGCGCCGCGGTGCGGACTTCGGGAGCGAGCGACGCGAGATAGCTGATCTCGGTCTCGCCGAGCACATGCAGGCGATCGGGCATGAAGCGACCGTGATACCCCGCGAGCGCGAGGCCGGGCGAGGCAATCTCGGCATCCGGCACCAGGCGGTCCAGGCCGAGCTCGCCCGTCAGCGGCTCCAGTTGGAGCGTGTCGCCGGCGGCCAGGAAATCACGGAAGCGCATCGTTCCCCCTCAGCCCACGAATGACGGCGGCGGGATCCGCCCTGCCACGAGATCCATCAGATGGTGCTCCACCTGGTCGGCGGCCGAGTCCCAGGTCAGCTGCTCCGCGTGCTCGCGCGCGGCGGCGCCAAGGGTGGCCACCAATGCCGGATCGTCGGCGAGTCGGCACATCGCCGTGGCCATCGCCGACACATCGCCGTGCGGGACCAGCAGGCCGGTGATACCGTCGCGCACCGAATCGCGGAGTCCCGGCGAGTCGGAGGCGAGCGACGGGGTGCCACACGCCGCCGCCTCCATCACGGTGATCCCCCACCCCTCCTTCGGGGAAGGAAACACGTTCGCCACGGCCCCCCGCAAGAGCGCCAGCTTGGTGGCCTCATCGACGAAGCCAAGGAATCGGACGGCATCGCCGAGTCCGAGGGTCTGGGCGAGGGCCTCGAGGCGCGGACGGTCGTCGCCACTCCCCGCGATGTCGAGCGAGAGGTCGGGCCGATGGCGCCGGGCCTCGACCAGGGCCCGCAGCAGCAACTCGACGCCCTTGTACCGCTTGATCCGCCCGACATAGACGAAGCGCGGGGGCTGGCTCCTCCCCACCAACGGCGCCGGCGTGAACCGCACCGAGTCCACGCCGGGATAGACCACGGCGATGCGTTCCCGAGGCACACCACGGGCCACCAGGTCGTCCCGAGTGGAGTCCGAGATGGCGTGGAACCAGGCGCGGCGGTAGAGCCAGGGGATCGGTCGTTCCGCCAACCACACCATGGCCGCCATCGGCCAGCTCACTTCCTGGAAGGCGGTGGTGCCGAAGAGATGCGGAACCAGCGTGTAGATGGGGAGCGCGGTGAGCGTGGCCGTGAAGAGCGGCAGCTTGTTCACGTCATCGACGAGGACATCGGCCGGTTCGCTGCGCAGCGCGCGCCGGACGGCACCGCGACCCACCAGCGCGAAGCTGTGGCGATCGCCGTGCCGATGCACCTCGATGCCGTCCACCATTTCCACGACGGGGGCGCCTTCGAAGCCCGAGCACACCAATCGAACCCGGTGCCCCCTCGCC contains:
- a CDS encoding PTS sugar transporter subunit IIC codes for the protein MSWTLAVVLSLWSILVTVDLVSMPQGLLARPLVAGTVAGMLAGDTTAGLLVGAVLELYALDVLPIGAARYPDYGAAAVSAAAAAALTPAAPTLAVAGIIGLPLAILGGWTLHVHRRRTAQSIHRRLERVAAGDARAIWELQRNGLARDGIRGVLLGAVGLGVIFLAMAFPWDAFPEMGLVGKATVAGGIAASLGGALRSGGAGARRRWLAVGLATGLLLVLGR
- a CDS encoding glycosyltransferase family 4 protein; this encodes MNILLVNWQDLRNPHAGGAEIHLFELFSRLAARGHRVRLVCSGFEGAPVVEMVDGIEVHRHGDRHSFALVGRGAVRRALRSEPADVLVDDVNKLPLFTATLTALPIYTLVPHLFGTTAFQEVSWPMAAMVWLAERPIPWLYRRAWFHAISDSTRDDLVARGVPRERIAVVYPGVDSVRFTPAPLVGRSQPPRFVYVGRIKRYKGVELLLRALVEARRHRPDLSLDIAGSGDDRPRLEALAQTLGLGDAVRFLGFVDEATKLALLRGAVANVFPSPKEGWGITVMEAAACGTPSLASDSPGLRDSVRDGITGLLVPHGDVSAMATAMCRLADDPALVATLGAAAREHAEQLTWDSAADQVEHHLMDLVAGRIPPPSFVG
- the hprK gene encoding HPr(Ser) kinase/phosphatase codes for the protein MRFRDFLAAGDTLQLEPLTGELGLDRLVPDAEIASPGLALAGYHGRFMPDRLHVLGETEISYLASLAPEVRTAALEGFFQYDLPCVFITKGMEPPEPMLDLARGRHVPVLRTRLKTAEFYKRIKPMLEDAFAPRTTLHGSLSDVYGVGLLFVGRSGIGKSECVLDLVERGHRLVADDVVKVTRRGTDVLLGQGHELAAHHMEIRGVGLIDIPALFGARSVRQQKRIEVIVQLEDWETAQGADRTGLQRDTQVVLEVPIPKVIVPLNPGKNITVIAEVVAMMHLLRYSGVDVAAAFNERLIKKMREKRGVREYLRDDFE
- the ptsP gene encoding phosphoenolpyruvate--protein phosphotransferase, which encodes MLRGVGVSPGVAFAPVVAVRWSFPEVPDRNVSPDQHDAEIARLHEAVAAVLGQLAQLRDRTAVRAGPEEARIFDAQMMMVQDPTFIASVETLIRKNNLSAETAYEFKALELRNAWQGSRQAMLRDRLADLNAIQLRMLAHLLGRATDEAWLGEIDQQVVILARELSPGLTVQFDREHVVGFICEEGTRTSHAAILAHSLGIPAVMGVPRALDRIAEGAIVLLDGQSGVIIVDPTHDELEVARLQASRRHKLELQLEGMASSPAETPDGVRIKLQGNVDLPEEVEPALRHGAEGVGLLRTEFLVSGRATLPTEDEQTEYYRRVGAAFAGQPVVVRSYDLGGDKFPAAFASPQEANPFLGWRSIRVCLDEPALFRPQLRAILRAAADRDLWLMLPLVISLDEVLETRAILAEEAESLRRDGIRAAADIPVGVMIETPAAVTLAAEFAQVSAFLSVGSNDLTQYTLAVDRGNARLAARFSPLHPAVVRALRQVRLAAAAAGIPSSVCGEMASDPISAVLLLGLGYDRLSIAPPSIPLVKWVVRNMPMSAAREAAEAAAEATTTSAVETILREAVGRHLDLRLVDPAGALPHPSTGTSLPRSP
- a CDS encoding PTS sugar transporter subunit IIB, whose protein sequence is MALVLLRVDDRLVHGQVVIGWGRPLAARFIVLVDNGVRASTWEQDLYRMAVPDGVEIIFASTAEATASLVGWAADPRAGILLTGDLATMAALHDAEPVVAHRINLGGIHHRADRVERLRYLYLDDADMAILRRLAADGAAITAQDLPTSPPVPLADFL
- a CDS encoding HPr family phosphocarrier protein, which codes for MIEREAVIVNPLGMHARPAAQVVRLAATFGSEIELSCQGQSVNGKSIMGVMMLAAECGAVVQVRTTGPDEDAAMTAVLALIADGFGER
- a CDS encoding PTS system mannose/fructose/sorbose family transporter subunit IID, whose protein sequence is MTPRQQAVLRLLGVQAAWTYERMSGIGVGHAATPLLRHYLADEPPEVRRAAVARSAEFFNSHPYLAGVAVGAVVRAERDHVPGETIIRLRTALSGPLGAMGDQLIWAGEVPALIGFALAATPWLGGYAVLVAVIAHNCMRLALTVWGLDLGMREGLGVGGALQRSWLPARADDAQRVAAFAVGLGIPVVGAYLLREVTITHTLAIASIGIVGALLAIAPGTRSRVTGLRLGLALVAVALLVVGGFR